The Nostoc sp. 'Peltigera membranacea cyanobiont' N6 genome contains the following window.
CATGAGAATACAGAATTAGAGGCTGCACTAGAAGCAGAAGTCACCTTCGTACAGCCGCGTGATATTTTCCACCCACTATCTGAGGAGGAGAGTAGCGTTCCCGAAGCTACTCATAATGAAAATGAAGTAGTAGATTTAGATACACCAGTTGCAGAAGAAGCCATCTCAGGTTTTGGCGAATTTGTCAACAAAATTCCTGAAGACGAAGATATTCATTCGCCAGAAACATTGAGCCAAGGTACACAAGATATCAATGATGAACTGCTAGATTTAGATAGGTCATCAACAGCAGAACACAGTGTAAATATTAACGAATTAGAACCTAGTTCGGCTGTTGATGAAACAAGAAGCGAAGTTTCTGAAACATCAACTGCATCTGACAATATTGCTGCGGGAGTTTTCAGCAATCAATACATTGATTCGAGTAATCCAACTACAGAAGAAGCCAGTGTCGAGGTTAATGATGTTGTTCCAGTCAGTGAAGTTTCTCAATTAGCTGATATTCAATCTTTACAAACAACAGACAATGAAGCTCCTGAGAATATCAATCAAACTATTGAAGAGGTTCCTGAAATAGAAGCAACTCAATCTGATGAGACTCCAGAAGAAACAAATGTCAGTGAGCCTCCGCAAGCGATTATTGAAAGAAACATAGTACTCATCGCTCATGAGAGCAAAAAATCAGAACTTGCTGAATTTGTTTCTCAACATCAAGAATTTTTCTCACAGAGTTTTACAATTACCTGGCCATCTGTTGGTGAAGTTTTACATCAAAAGGCGGGAATAACTATTAGTCAACAAACCCCAGCACCAATTTCTGGAGGGTATCAAACAATTGCTTCATTGGTTGGAGCAGGAGAAATTTTAGCAGTTATTTTCCTGAGAGATTTGCTGCAACCTCAGCCTGGTCAAGCAAATGAAGAAGCGCTGCTAAGGTTATGCACTATTAATCAAGTTTTACTGGCAACTAATTTGCCAACAGCAGAGGCAATTGTGCATTATCTTAAACAGATATAGCCCTACTTAATCATTCGTAAGCAACAATATCCCCAACTTCTTAAAAAAGTTGGGGATATTGGTATTTCGAGAAAAGTTGCAAATTGCATAGAATAATTTCAATGATGAGAATTGGGATAAAAAATATGTATATTTTAAAGTAAAATATATTTAAAAGAAATGGTTGTGAATTTTAAAAGTTTATTTAGACAGCCAGTTATTTTGTCAAGTGCGATCGCTACACTTTTACTAGTAGGCATTCAAAAACTTGGGGTTTTCGAGCCTCTAGAGATGAAGGTCTATGACCAGATGATGCAATTACGTAGCGACCCAGGCCCAGACTCTCGTTTATTGATTGTTGCTTTAACTGAAAAAGATATCCAAAAGTGGAATTGGCCCCTATCTAGCGAACTTCTAGACCGACTGTTAGGAAAACTTGAAGCTTATGAACCGCGAGCCATTGGTCTAGATATTTTCCGTGACTTACCAGTACAGCCTGGTCATGAAAAGTTGCTGCAACGCCTACAACAGAGCGATATCATCATTCCTATTTGTAAACATTCTGGTTCTAACAATCCGGGAATAGCACCGCCAAAAGGGGTTGAAGCAGAGCGAGTAGGATTTAATGATGTTGTAGAAGATACTGATGCTACAATTCGTCGCAACCTATTATTGGTAAGTGCAGAAGAATCCGATTCTTGTCAAAGTACTTATTCTTTTAGTTTACAGCTAGCACTCAAATACTTAGAAGTTGGAAACATCCGACTAGAA
Protein-coding sequences here:
- a CDS encoding FHA domain-containing protein, with amino-acid sequence MKVKVSYSPTLSEVKEVDLTTEATTRGEWLIGRSPDSDLVLDSPDISRVHAKFFVKSGNYYFSDLGSRNGSIFNGKQAEKERPYSLSDGDIIRIADYVLILEAVAPAYEQPETVFRIIDPSLFSRPRSPENISAANVANPVPEVVNEVPTPISQEVKTPSPETSEISEVVATQPDDVIPVVEVIVPENIVQAPEAISEVPHDSRDEVVDLQTPEVSANSEEVSFTVADDAIAAPENIIETPEEASVLPEATHDEVTDLEAALAAESTFVQRRDTSAIPEATDHEDAELEAALEAEVTFVQPRDIFHQLSAQSAITETTGHENTELEAALEAEVTFVQPRDIFHPLSEEESSVPEATHNENEVVDLDTPVAEEAISGFGEFVNKIPEDEDIHSPETLSQGTQDINDELLDLDRSSTAEHSVNINELEPSSAVDETRSEVSETSTASDNIAAGVFSNQYIDSSNPTTEEASVEVNDVVPVSEVSQLADIQSLQTTDNEAPENINQTIEEVPEIEATQSDETPEETNVSEPPQAIIERNIVLIAHESKKSELAEFVSQHQEFFSQSFTITWPSVGEVLHQKAGITISQQTPAPISGGYQTIASLVGAGEILAVIFLRDLLQPQPGQANEEALLRLCTINQVLLATNLPTAEAIVHYLKQI